A window from Actinomycetospora corticicola encodes these proteins:
- the ppdK gene encoding pyruvate, phosphate dikinase translates to MTKFVYDFAEGDRSQRDLLGGKGANLAEMTNLGLPVPPGFVITTDACRAYLAGGAEPAGMADEVSEHLAALEATMGKHLGQADDPLLVSVRSGAKFSMPGMMETVLNVGLNDSSVHGLATQAGDDRFAWDSYRRLVQMFGATVLGIDAEHFHDALEAAKAAKGSKNDLDLDAGDLAALVETYKGLVREHAGRDFPQEPREQLDLAVRAVFDSWNSERANIYRRQERIPADLGTAVSVCSMVFGNLGMDSGTGVAFTRDPASGTRGVYGDYLQNAQGEDVVAGIRNTLPLTDLEGLDKSSYDELMGIMTTLEQHYRDLCDIEFTIERGKLWMLQTRVGKRTAAAAFTVATQLVDEGLIDLDEALLRVTGHQLAQLMFPRFDPDAEKELLTTGMNASPGAAGGEAVFDSETAIAWAKRGEKVILVRRETNPDDLGGMIAAEGVLTSRGGRTSHAAVVARGMGKTAVCGAEELEVDVRGKKFTTASGHEVVEGDVIAIDGTSGEVYLGEIPVSASPVVSYLETGEIDPDDELVVAVDRIMAHADARRRMKVRANVDTGEDAGLARRFGAEGIGLCRTEHMFLGERRSLVEDLVLAETPEEREKALAALLPMQIEDFTALYRAMAGLPVTIRLLDPPLHEFLPDLTELSVEVAVARERGELTDEQEALLENVRRLHEQNPMLGLRGVRLGIQVPGLFAMQIRAITRAAATLAAEGVNVLPEIMVPLVGTVQELQAVAAEIAEVVQEPESLVDGAPVEHQVGTMIELPRAALVAAQIAEVAQFFSFGTNDLTQTTWGFSRDDVESSFFSAYLDHGIFGVSPFESLDTVGVGELVEIASWRGREVRPGLKLGICGEHGGDPDSVHFFHRAGLDYVSCSPFRVPVARLEAGRAAVEHG, encoded by the coding sequence ATGACCAAGTTCGTGTACGACTTCGCCGAGGGCGACAGGAGCCAGCGCGACCTGCTGGGCGGCAAGGGGGCGAACCTCGCCGAGATGACCAACCTCGGCCTGCCGGTCCCGCCCGGGTTCGTCATCACCACCGACGCCTGCCGCGCGTACCTCGCCGGGGGCGCCGAACCAGCGGGGATGGCCGACGAGGTCTCCGAGCACCTCGCCGCCCTCGAGGCCACGATGGGCAAGCACCTCGGCCAGGCCGACGACCCGCTGCTGGTCTCCGTCCGGTCCGGGGCGAAGTTCTCGATGCCCGGGATGATGGAGACCGTCCTCAACGTCGGGCTGAACGACTCCTCGGTGCACGGCCTCGCCACGCAGGCCGGCGACGACCGGTTCGCCTGGGACTCCTACCGCCGCCTCGTGCAGATGTTCGGCGCGACCGTCCTCGGGATCGACGCCGAGCACTTCCACGACGCCCTGGAGGCCGCCAAGGCCGCCAAGGGCTCGAAGAACGACCTCGACCTGGACGCCGGCGACCTCGCCGCCCTCGTCGAGACCTACAAGGGCCTCGTCCGCGAGCACGCCGGGCGGGACTTCCCGCAGGAGCCGCGCGAGCAGCTCGACCTCGCCGTCCGCGCGGTGTTCGACTCGTGGAACTCCGAGCGCGCGAACATCTACCGCCGCCAGGAGCGCATCCCGGCCGACCTCGGCACCGCCGTGTCGGTCTGCTCGATGGTCTTCGGGAACCTCGGGATGGACTCCGGCACCGGCGTCGCGTTCACGCGCGACCCGGCGTCGGGAACCCGCGGGGTCTACGGCGACTACCTGCAGAACGCCCAGGGCGAGGACGTCGTCGCGGGCATCCGCAACACGCTCCCGCTGACCGACCTCGAGGGCCTCGACAAGAGCTCCTACGACGAGCTCATGGGCATCATGACCACGCTCGAGCAGCACTACCGCGACCTCTGCGACATCGAGTTCACCATCGAGCGCGGCAAGCTCTGGATGCTGCAGACCCGCGTCGGCAAGCGCACCGCGGCCGCCGCGTTCACCGTCGCGACGCAGCTCGTCGACGAGGGCCTCATCGACCTCGACGAGGCGTTGCTGCGCGTCACCGGGCACCAGCTCGCGCAGCTGATGTTCCCCCGCTTCGACCCGGACGCGGAGAAGGAGCTCCTGACGACGGGGATGAACGCCTCCCCCGGCGCGGCCGGCGGGGAGGCGGTCTTCGACTCGGAGACCGCGATCGCGTGGGCCAAGCGCGGCGAGAAGGTCATCCTCGTGCGGCGCGAGACGAACCCCGACGACCTCGGCGGCATGATCGCCGCGGAGGGCGTGCTCACCAGCCGTGGCGGGCGGACCTCGCACGCCGCCGTGGTCGCCCGCGGCATGGGCAAGACCGCGGTCTGCGGCGCCGAGGAGCTCGAGGTCGACGTCCGCGGGAAGAAATTCACGACGGCGTCGGGCCACGAGGTCGTGGAGGGCGACGTCATCGCCATCGACGGCACGTCCGGCGAGGTCTACCTCGGCGAGATCCCGGTGTCGGCGAGCCCCGTCGTGTCCTACCTCGAGACCGGGGAGATCGATCCCGACGACGAGCTCGTCGTCGCGGTCGACCGGATCATGGCCCACGCCGACGCCCGACGACGGATGAAGGTCCGCGCCAACGTCGACACCGGCGAGGACGCGGGGCTGGCCCGCCGGTTCGGCGCCGAGGGCATCGGGCTGTGCCGCACGGAGCACATGTTCCTCGGCGAGCGCCGCTCGCTGGTGGAGGACCTGGTGCTGGCGGAGACCCCGGAGGAGCGCGAGAAGGCGCTCGCCGCGCTGCTGCCGATGCAGATCGAGGACTTCACCGCCCTCTACCGCGCGATGGCCGGGCTCCCGGTGACCATCCGCCTGCTCGATCCGCCGCTGCACGAGTTCCTGCCCGACCTCACCGAGCTGTCGGTGGAGGTCGCGGTCGCCCGCGAGCGCGGGGAGCTGACCGACGAGCAGGAGGCGCTGCTGGAGAACGTGCGCCGCCTGCACGAGCAGAACCCGATGCTCGGCCTGCGCGGCGTCCGCCTCGGCATCCAGGTCCCGGGCCTGTTCGCCATGCAGATCCGCGCCATCACCCGGGCCGCGGCGACGTTGGCCGCGGAGGGCGTGAACGTCCTTCCCGAGATCATGGTGCCGCTGGTCGGCACCGTGCAGGAGCTGCAGGCGGTGGCGGCGGAGATCGCCGAGGTGGTGCAGGAGCCGGAGTCGCTGGTCGACGGCGCCCCGGTCGAGCACCAGGTGGGCACGATGATCGAGCTGCCCCGCGCCGCGCTGGTGGCCGCGCAGATCGCCGAGGTCGCGCAGTTCTTCTCGTTCGGCACCAACGACCTCACGCAGACGACGTGGGGCTTCTCCCGCGACGACGTGGAGAGCTCGTTCTTCTCGGCCTACCTCGACCACGGCATCTTCGGCGTCTCGCCCTTCGAGTCCCTCGACACGGTGGGCGTCGGCGAGCTCGTCGAGATCGCCTCGTGGCGCGGCCGGGAGGTGCGTCCGGGCCTCAAGCTCGGCATCTGCGGCGAGCACGGCGGCGACCCCGACTCGGTGCACTTCTTCCACCGCGCCGGCCTGGACTACGTGTCCTGCTCGCCGTTCCGGGTGCCGGTCGCCCGGCTCGAGGCCGGCCGGGCGGCGGTCGAGCACGGGTAG
- a CDS encoding DMT family transporter, whose amino-acid sequence MSTSTAPTRRRDDLRPALAAGVTVLLWASAFVGVRSAGHDVEPGALAFGRMLVASAALTAVVLFRGLPTMPRGRRLAAVAAWGVAWFGAYNLALNAAETHLDAGTTALLVNLAPVLVALLAGLFLGEGFPRRLLVGVAIAFGGVVLIAVAGPGGRADTVGVALGLTAAVLYAGAAVAQKRLLAHTDALTMTWLGSLAGTLVTAPWAPSLARDLSAAPTGTALTVVYLGLFPTAVAFLAWGYALSRTTAGRLASTTYAVPALVVALSWLLLAEVPAPLAFVGGALCLVGVAVSRGRSRAARDGAGFPDPGCKQRRIACTQEVPGYPCSTAARPASSRATGTRNGEQDT is encoded by the coding sequence ATGAGCACCTCGACCGCCCCGACCCGCCGTCGGGACGACCTCCGCCCGGCGCTCGCCGCGGGGGTCACCGTGCTGCTGTGGGCGTCCGCCTTCGTCGGTGTGCGCAGCGCGGGGCACGACGTCGAGCCAGGGGCCCTCGCCTTCGGGCGCATGCTGGTCGCGAGCGCGGCCCTCACCGCTGTCGTGCTGTTCCGGGGGCTCCCGACGATGCCGCGCGGACGGCGGCTCGCCGCCGTCGCGGCCTGGGGCGTCGCCTGGTTCGGCGCCTACAACCTCGCCCTCAACGCCGCCGAGACCCATCTCGACGCGGGCACGACGGCACTGCTCGTGAACCTGGCCCCGGTGCTCGTCGCACTGCTCGCGGGCCTGTTCCTCGGGGAGGGGTTCCCGCGTCGCCTGCTCGTCGGGGTCGCGATCGCCTTCGGGGGCGTCGTCCTCATCGCGGTGGCGGGGCCGGGCGGGCGGGCCGACACCGTCGGGGTCGCGCTGGGGCTGACCGCCGCGGTGCTCTACGCCGGGGCCGCGGTCGCGCAGAAGCGGCTGCTCGCGCACACCGACGCGCTGACGATGACGTGGCTGGGGTCGCTCGCGGGCACGCTGGTCACCGCGCCGTGGGCGCCGTCGCTCGCCCGCGACCTGTCCGCGGCGCCGACCGGCACCGCGCTCACCGTGGTCTACCTCGGCCTCTTCCCGACCGCGGTCGCGTTCCTGGCCTGGGGCTACGCCCTGTCCCGCACCACCGCCGGGCGGCTGGCCTCGACCACCTACGCCGTGCCGGCCCTCGTCGTCGCGCTGTCCTGGCTGCTGCTCGCCGAGGTCCCCGCACCGCTCGCGTTCGTCGGCGGTGCGCTCTGCCTGGTCGGGGTGGCGGTGTCGCGGGGGCGCAGCCGGGCCGCGCGCGACGGTGCCGGATTTCCTGACCCTGGGTGCAAGCAGCGACGCATTGCGTGCACCCAGGAGGTGCCGGGCTACCCGTGCTCGACCGCCGCCCGGCCGGCCTCGAGCCGGGCGACCGGCACCCGGAACGGCGAGCAGGACACGTAG